In a single window of the Bacillus mycoides genome:
- the carB gene encoding carbamoyl-phosphate synthase large subunit yields the protein MPKRLDINTILVIGSGPIVIGQAAEFDYSGTQACQSLREEGYKVILVNSNPATIMTDTATADKVYIEPLTLEFVSRIIRKERPDALLPTLGGQTGLNMAVELAKSGILEECGVEILGTKLSAIEQAEDRDLFRTLMQELNEPIPSSTIIHTLEEAHEFVKEIGYPVIVRPAFTMGGTGGGICNNEEELIEIVSGGLKHSPVTQCLLEKSIAGCKEIEYEVMRDSNDNAIVVCNMENIDPVGVHTGDSIVVAPSQTLSDREYQMLRNTSLRIIRALGIEGGCNVQLALDPHSFQYYVIEVNPRVSRSSALASKATGYPIAKLAAKIAVGLTLDEIINPVTQKTYACFEPALDYVVSKIPRWPFDKFESANRTLGTQMKATGEVMSIGRNLEQSLLKAIRSLELGVYHLELDHLKELDKETMKKRIIKADDERLFVVAEAIRQGVTKEEINEWCEMDFFFLQKIENIVNMEREVKANVGNMEVLQSAKEMGFSDHYIANAWNKTEREIYDMRKESNMTPVYKMVDTCAAEFESATPYYYSTYGDENESIVTDRKSVVVLGSGPIRIGQGVEFDYATVHSVWAIKEAGYEAIIVNNNPETVSTDFSISDKLYFEPLTIEDVMHIIDLEKPEGVIVQFGGQTAINLAAKLEAHGVKILGTSLEDLDRAEDRDKFEAALTKLGIPQPVGKTATTVEQAVAIADKIGYPVLVRPSYVLGGRAMEIVYRQEELLHYMKNAVKVHADHPVLIDRYMVGKEIEVDAISDGENVFIPGIMEHIERAGVHSGDSIGVYPPQSLSEKLKEQIIEHTIGLGKGLNIVGLLNIQFVVFKDEVYVIEVNPRASRTVPFLSKITGVPMANIATKVILGQNLVEQGYGTGYHPEEKEVYVKAPVFSFAKLRSVDTTLGPEMKSTGEVMGKDLTLEKALYKGLVASGINIPTHGSVIITVADKDKEEALEIAKRFHEIGYNLLATAGTAQSLTEQNIPVQVVNKIDSEDYNLLDIIRQGKAQFVINTLTKGKQPARDGFRIRRESVENGVACLTSLDTTRAILRVLESMTFSAHSMKEITQTKRHEVVHA from the coding sequence ATGCCAAAACGCCTAGACATTAACACAATTTTAGTAATCGGATCAGGACCAATTGTAATTGGGCAAGCAGCAGAGTTTGATTACTCTGGTACACAAGCTTGTCAATCTCTTAGAGAAGAAGGTTACAAAGTAATCCTTGTTAACTCTAACCCAGCAACAATTATGACAGATACTGCAACAGCAGATAAAGTATATATAGAACCATTAACATTAGAATTCGTAAGCCGTATCATTCGTAAAGAACGTCCAGATGCACTCCTACCAACATTAGGTGGTCAAACAGGCCTAAACATGGCTGTTGAACTTGCGAAATCAGGCATACTTGAAGAGTGCGGAGTTGAAATTTTAGGAACAAAATTATCAGCAATCGAGCAAGCCGAGGATCGTGATTTATTCCGTACATTAATGCAGGAATTAAATGAACCAATTCCATCTAGCACGATTATTCATACGCTGGAAGAAGCACATGAATTTGTAAAAGAAATTGGTTATCCAGTTATTGTTCGCCCAGCATTTACAATGGGGGGAACAGGTGGCGGAATCTGTAATAATGAAGAAGAACTAATTGAAATCGTATCAGGTGGATTAAAACATAGTCCAGTAACACAATGTTTATTAGAAAAGAGTATTGCCGGTTGTAAGGAAATTGAATATGAAGTAATGCGTGATTCGAATGATAACGCGATTGTAGTATGTAACATGGAAAATATCGATCCGGTTGGGGTTCACACAGGTGATTCTATCGTTGTAGCACCGAGCCAAACATTAAGTGACCGTGAGTATCAAATGTTACGAAACACTTCATTAAGAATTATTCGTGCATTAGGAATTGAAGGTGGATGTAACGTTCAGCTTGCACTTGATCCACATAGCTTCCAATACTATGTAATCGAAGTAAACCCGCGTGTGAGTCGTTCGTCTGCACTAGCATCTAAAGCAACTGGATATCCAATTGCGAAGCTAGCGGCGAAAATTGCAGTCGGTTTAACATTAGATGAAATTATAAATCCAGTAACACAAAAAACATATGCTTGCTTCGAGCCAGCATTAGACTATGTTGTTTCAAAAATTCCACGTTGGCCATTTGATAAGTTTGAATCAGCAAACAGAACACTTGGTACACAAATGAAGGCAACTGGTGAAGTTATGTCAATCGGACGTAACTTAGAACAATCATTATTAAAAGCGATTCGTTCTTTAGAGCTTGGCGTTTATCACCTAGAGTTAGACCACTTAAAAGAGCTTGATAAAGAAACGATGAAAAAGCGTATTATAAAAGCTGATGACGAGCGTCTGTTCGTTGTAGCAGAAGCAATCCGTCAAGGTGTAACGAAAGAAGAAATCAACGAATGGTGTGAAATGGACTTCTTCTTCTTACAAAAAATTGAAAATATCGTAAACATGGAACGCGAAGTAAAAGCGAATGTAGGAAATATGGAAGTGTTACAATCTGCTAAAGAAATGGGCTTCAGTGACCATTACATCGCCAATGCTTGGAACAAAACAGAGCGTGAAATTTACGATATGCGTAAAGAAAGCAATATGACTCCTGTTTATAAGATGGTAGATACTTGTGCGGCAGAGTTTGAATCTGCAACACCATACTACTACAGCACATATGGTGACGAGAATGAATCGATTGTAACAGATCGTAAGAGTGTAGTTGTACTAGGATCTGGTCCAATCCGTATTGGTCAAGGTGTTGAGTTTGATTATGCAACAGTGCACTCTGTATGGGCAATAAAAGAAGCTGGATATGAGGCAATCATTGTTAATAACAACCCAGAAACAGTTTCAACAGACTTCAGTATTTCTGACAAATTATACTTTGAACCATTAACAATCGAAGATGTAATGCACATTATCGATTTAGAAAAGCCAGAAGGTGTTATCGTCCAATTCGGTGGACAAACGGCAATTAACTTAGCGGCTAAATTAGAAGCACACGGTGTAAAAATCTTAGGAACATCACTTGAAGATTTAGACCGTGCAGAAGATCGTGATAAGTTTGAAGCAGCTTTAACAAAGCTTGGTATCCCGCAACCAGTTGGTAAAACAGCAACGACTGTAGAGCAAGCAGTAGCGATCGCTGACAAAATTGGTTACCCAGTATTAGTAAGACCATCTTACGTACTAGGTGGACGTGCGATGGAAATCGTATATCGTCAAGAAGAATTACTGCACTACATGAAAAATGCGGTTAAAGTTCACGCAGATCACCCAGTATTAATCGACCGTTATATGGTTGGTAAAGAAATTGAAGTAGATGCAATTTCAGACGGTGAGAATGTATTCATTCCAGGTATTATGGAACATATCGAACGCGCTGGAGTTCACTCTGGGGATTCAATTGGAGTATATCCACCACAGAGCTTATCTGAAAAACTAAAAGAACAAATTATTGAACATACAATTGGGCTTGGAAAAGGTTTAAACATTGTTGGATTACTAAACATTCAGTTTGTAGTATTCAAAGATGAAGTGTATGTAATTGAAGTAAATCCACGTGCGAGCCGTACAGTACCATTCTTAAGTAAAATTACAGGCGTACCGATGGCAAATATCGCAACGAAAGTTATTTTAGGTCAAAACCTTGTAGAACAAGGATATGGAACTGGCTATCACCCAGAAGAGAAGGAAGTGTATGTAAAAGCACCGGTATTCTCATTTGCGAAACTACGCTCAGTTGATACAACATTAGGGCCTGAAATGAAATCAACAGGGGAAGTAATGGGTAAAGATTTAACGCTTGAAAAAGCATTATATAAAGGACTTGTTGCTTCAGGAATTAACATTCCAACGCACGGATCAGTAATCATCACTGTAGCGGATAAAGATAAAGAAGAAGCGCTGGAAATTGCAAAACGCTTCCATGAAATCGGCTATAACTTATTAGCAACAGCAGGAACAGCACAATCGCTAACAGAACAAAACATTCCGGTGCAAGTTGTAAACAAAATTGATTCTGAAGACTACAACTTACTTGATATTATCCGTCAAGGGAAAGCGCAGTTTGTAATCAATACATTAACAAAAGGAAAACAACCAGCGCGTGATGGTTTCCGCATTCGCCGTGAATCAGTAGAAAATGGTGTGGCTTGCTTAACATCACTTGATACAACGAGAGCAATCTTGAGAGTATTAGAATCTATGACATTCTCAGCTCATTCAATGAAAGAAATTACGCAAACGAAGCGTCACGAGGTGGTACATGCATGA
- a CDS encoding HAD family hydrolase yields MIFFDIDGTLLDYDTAEKNGISHFFQKYNDIFSGNELEATKLWHELSEQYFNKFLSKELSFQDQQRLRMSHLFKVYEVNLSLEESQHRFNQYIELYKKNWTTFEDVLYTLQTLQQRGYSLGIISNGDYEQQIEKLTALNILQYFKYIFTSSEIGISKPDPEIFHRAVLQSNLEMQDCYYIGDRLETDAISSTAAGMQGIWLNRDNSQLKCAVPTICSLHEFLTMI; encoded by the coding sequence ATGATTTTCTTTGATATCGATGGAACTTTACTTGATTACGACACTGCTGAGAAAAATGGTATCTCACATTTCTTCCAAAAGTATAATGATATTTTCTCAGGAAACGAATTAGAGGCTACGAAACTATGGCATGAATTATCCGAACAATATTTCAATAAATTTTTATCCAAAGAATTATCTTTTCAAGACCAACAAAGGTTGCGAATGTCTCATTTATTTAAAGTATATGAAGTAAACTTATCACTCGAGGAATCTCAGCACAGATTCAATCAATATATAGAACTATATAAGAAGAACTGGACCACGTTTGAAGATGTCCTCTATACATTGCAAACTTTGCAGCAAAGAGGATACTCGTTAGGTATCATTAGTAATGGTGACTATGAACAACAAATCGAAAAATTAACAGCTCTAAACATTCTACAATATTTCAAATATATTTTTACTTCTAGTGAAATTGGTATATCGAAACCAGACCCTGAAATATTTCACAGAGCCGTATTACAATCGAATCTTGAAATGCAAGACTGCTATTATATTGGCGATCGATTAGAAACTGATGCAATTAGTAGTACAGCAGCTGGAATGCAAGGGATATGGTTAAATCGGGATAACTCGCAACTCAAGTGCGCTGTTCCTACTATATGTTCTTTACATGAATTTTTAACAATGATATAA
- the pyrE gene encoding orotate phosphoribosyltransferase encodes MKKEIASHLLEIGAVFLQPNDPFTWSSGMKSPIYCDNRLTLSYPKVRQAIAAGLEELIKEHFPTVEVIAGTATAGIAHAAWVSDRMDLPMCYVRSKAKGHGKGNQIEGKAEKGQKVVVVEDLISTGGSAITCVEALREAGCEVLGIVSIFTYELESGKEKLEAANVASYSLSDYSALTEVAAEKGMIGQAETKKLQEWRKNPADEAWVTA; translated from the coding sequence ATGAAAAAAGAAATCGCATCGCATTTATTAGAAATTGGAGCAGTATTTTTACAACCGAATGATCCATTTACTTGGTCTTCTGGTATGAAATCACCAATTTATTGTGATAATCGTTTAACTTTATCTTATCCAAAAGTACGCCAAGCGATTGCAGCTGGATTAGAAGAGTTAATTAAAGAGCACTTCCCAACTGTAGAAGTTATTGCAGGAACAGCAACTGCTGGTATTGCGCACGCTGCATGGGTAAGCGATCGTATGGATTTACCAATGTGCTACGTACGTAGTAAAGCAAAAGGTCACGGTAAAGGGAACCAAATCGAAGGAAAAGCTGAAAAAGGTCAAAAAGTAGTAGTAGTAGAAGACTTAATTTCAACTGGCGGTAGTGCAATTACATGTGTAGAAGCACTTCGCGAAGCTGGCTGTGAAGTATTAGGAATCGTATCAATCTTCACGTACGAGCTTGAGTCAGGAAAAGAGAAACTAGAAGCAGCAAACGTAGCATCATATTCTTTAAGTGATTACAGTGCATTAACTGAAGTTGCAGCAGAAAAAGGTATGATCGGACAAGCTGAAACGAAAAAATTACAAGAGTGGCGTAAAAATCCAGCTGACGAAGCTTGGGTTACAGCGTAA
- the pyrK gene encoding dihydroorotate oxidase B electron transfer subunit has protein sequence MMQKQNMIVVNQKEIAKNIYELVLQGDLVQQMNDPGQFVHIKVAEGITPLLRRPISICNVDQDKNEFTMLYRAEGQGTKTLAKRKQGELVDVLGPLGHGFPVEEAESGQTALLVGGGIGVPPLYELSQRLVAKGVRVIHILGFQTKDVVFYEEKFAELGDTYVATVDGTHGTKGFVTDVIDSYGIDFDILYSCGPLAMLRALEGRYKERKAYISLEERMGCGIGACFACVCHLQADPSGHSYKKVCSDGPVFPIGEVVL, from the coding sequence ATGATGCAAAAGCAAAATATGATCGTCGTTAACCAAAAAGAAATCGCAAAAAACATTTACGAATTAGTGCTTCAAGGGGATTTAGTGCAGCAAATGAACGATCCAGGGCAGTTTGTACACATTAAGGTAGCAGAGGGCATTACGCCTCTTCTGCGCCGCCCAATTAGTATTTGTAATGTCGATCAAGACAAGAACGAATTTACAATGCTATATCGTGCGGAAGGACAAGGGACAAAAACATTAGCGAAAAGAAAACAAGGTGAACTTGTAGATGTGTTAGGACCACTTGGTCATGGATTTCCTGTAGAAGAAGCGGAATCTGGACAAACGGCTCTATTAGTTGGTGGGGGAATTGGTGTACCACCACTATATGAATTGTCACAGCGTCTTGTAGCAAAAGGAGTACGCGTTATTCACATCTTAGGTTTCCAAACGAAAGATGTTGTCTTCTATGAAGAGAAATTCGCAGAACTTGGTGATACGTATGTTGCAACAGTTGATGGTACACATGGTACAAAAGGGTTTGTAACAGATGTAATCGATAGCTATGGAATTGACTTTGACATTCTCTACTCATGTGGACCTTTAGCGATGCTTCGTGCATTAGAAGGACGCTATAAGGAGAGAAAAGCCTACATTTCATTAGAAGAACGTATGGGCTGTGGTATCGGAGCATGTTTCGCATGTGTATGCCATTTGCAAGCAGATCCGAGTGGGCATTCTTACAAGAAGGTGTGTAGCGACGGACCAGTATTTCCAATCGGGGAGGTTGTACTATGA
- the pyrD gene encoding dihydroorotate oxidase B catalytic subunit — protein MNRLQVELPGLSLKNPIIPASGCFGFGREYAQFYDLSVLGSIMIKATTEQPRYGNPTPRVAETPGGMLNAIGLQNPGLEKVMNSELPFLEQFDLPIIANVAGSQAEDYVAVAKAISKAPNVHALELNISCPNVKTGGIAFGTNPEIAADLTKRVKEVSEVPVYVKLSPNVANIVEIAKAIENAGADGLTMINTLLGMRLDLKTAKPILANRTGGLSGPAIKPVAIRMVHEVSQAVNIPIIGMGGIETAEDVIEFFYAGASAVAVGTANFIDPFVCPTIIEELPALLDELGFDHISECQGRSWKQTCHSR, from the coding sequence ATGAACAGATTGCAAGTTGAATTACCAGGGTTATCATTAAAAAATCCAATCATCCCAGCATCTGGTTGCTTCGGATTTGGTCGTGAGTATGCACAGTTCTATGATTTAAGTGTACTTGGATCAATTATGATTAAAGCGACAACAGAACAACCTCGTTATGGAAACCCAACGCCTCGTGTTGCTGAAACACCAGGCGGAATGCTAAATGCAATCGGGCTTCAAAATCCTGGATTAGAAAAGGTAATGAATTCTGAATTACCTTTTCTCGAGCAATTTGATCTTCCGATTATTGCAAACGTTGCGGGTTCACAAGCTGAGGATTACGTAGCGGTTGCGAAGGCGATTTCAAAGGCACCTAATGTTCATGCGCTAGAATTAAATATTTCTTGTCCAAACGTAAAAACGGGTGGTATCGCTTTTGGTACAAATCCTGAAATTGCTGCTGATTTAACGAAGCGAGTAAAAGAGGTTTCTGAAGTACCGGTATATGTGAAATTGTCACCGAACGTGGCAAACATTGTGGAAATTGCAAAAGCAATTGAAAATGCGGGTGCGGACGGTTTAACGATGATTAATACATTGCTTGGTATGCGTCTAGATTTAAAAACTGCAAAACCAATTTTAGCAAACCGTACGGGCGGACTATCAGGGCCTGCGATTAAGCCAGTAGCAATTCGTATGGTACATGAAGTAAGTCAAGCGGTTAACATTCCGATCATCGGAATGGGTGGTATTGAAACAGCGGAAGATGTAATTGAATTCTTCTATGCGGGCGCAAGCGCGGTCGCAGTTGGAACGGCGAACTTTATCGATCCGTTCGTATGTCCGACAATTATTGAAGAATTACCAGCATTACTAGATGAATTAGGATTTGATCATATTTCGGAATGTCAAGGAAGGAGCTGGAAGCAAACATGTCACAGTCGTTAA
- the pyrF gene encoding orotidine-5'-phosphate decarboxylase — protein MSQSLIVALDFPGKQEVEQFLHHFEGEELFVKVGMELFYKEGPAIITYLKEKGHKIFLDLKLHDIPNTVKSAMRSLASLDVDMVNVHAAGGSSMMKAAIEGLEEGKQEGKERPICIAVTQLTSTSEAMMKKEIGIEKTLEEAVAHYAKLTKESGLDGVVCSTLEVPKLREVCGNEFVTVTPGIRLASDDVNDQVRVATPKRARELGSSYIVVGRSITKAENPLEAYKTVKQQWEGVTV, from the coding sequence ATGTCACAGTCGTTAATCGTTGCACTAGATTTTCCAGGGAAACAAGAGGTAGAACAATTCTTACACCACTTTGAAGGGGAAGAGTTATTTGTCAAAGTGGGTATGGAGTTATTTTACAAAGAGGGTCCTGCAATTATTACGTACTTAAAAGAAAAAGGACATAAGATTTTTCTAGATTTAAAACTTCATGATATTCCGAATACGGTAAAAAGCGCTATGCGTAGCCTAGCTAGTCTAGATGTAGATATGGTAAATGTTCATGCTGCTGGGGGAAGTAGTATGATGAAAGCTGCGATTGAGGGATTAGAGGAAGGTAAGCAAGAAGGAAAAGAGAGACCGATTTGTATTGCAGTTACACAACTAACAAGCACTTCGGAAGCTATGATGAAAAAAGAGATTGGTATTGAGAAAACGTTAGAAGAAGCGGTTGCTCATTATGCAAAATTAACGAAAGAAAGTGGACTTGATGGCGTTGTTTGTTCAACACTTGAAGTACCAAAATTACGTGAAGTATGCGGAAATGAATTTGTAACAGTAACACCGGGGATTCGTCTTGCAAGCGATGATGTAAATGACCAGGTGCGCGTAGCAACACCGAAACGTGCGAGGGAACTTGGCTCAAGCTACATCGTAGTTGGACGTAGTATTACAAAAGCAGAAAATCCGCTTGAAGCGTATAAAACAGTAAAACAACAGTGGGAAGGTGTAACAGTATGA
- a CDS encoding YbeF family protein, whose protein sequence is MNELIFVLLICPLLIFIVSVIGTRRTKTYYVMPIVTFASFLIIGVFAFTPKFFFWIGMYSIFSFIVSYMTLLFMRGYEVVENAK, encoded by the coding sequence ATGAATGAATTGATTTTCGTCTTATTAATTTGTCCATTACTTATCTTTATCGTTTCTGTTATTGGAACACGTAGAACGAAAACGTATTACGTAATGCCGATTGTAACGTTTGCTAGTTTTTTAATAATAGGTGTTTTCGCCTTTACCCCAAAGTTTTTCTTTTGGATTGGTATGTACAGCATCTTCTCATTTATTGTTTCTTATATGACTCTCTTGTTTATGAGAGGATATGAAGTTGTAGAAAACGCTAAGTAG